The DNA region GAGCGGCAGGCGAAATGTGCTTCCGGCGCTCGCCGCCAGACACGATGTCCATCTGGTCATGATCGCCGACCGGCTAATCTCTGACGTGCTCCCGGCGGAATGGCAGAAAATCGCCGTTCTGGAGTTGGCCTCGAGGCGCATAACGGCGGCCGATGCCGCGGTCTCGTTCTACGTTGTCGGCCTGGATCAAGCGGAGTGTTCGCACGTGGCCGAACAGCTTGCAGAGTTCAAGCGCACGCTGGCATTCCCCGAGATCCTGACCGTGAACGCCGGCAATTGCGACCGGTCGGAGATCACGAGCGGATTCTAGCCCGGAGTATTCGCCGGTCGGCAGGGTGATGGGCGACGATAAGCGCGGGCGGCGAGCCGCGCCCGCGGCCAGGAGCGAGAGCCCCGCCACGAGGCGGGGAATCCCGTCACCGCCGCCGCAGCAGATCCCGGATCTCGCTGAGCAGCTGTACCTCGGCCGGCGGTGCTTCCGGGGCGGCGGGCGCGGCCTCTTCCTGCCGGCGCAGCCGGTTGATGCCCTTGACCATCATGAACAGCGCGAACGACACGATCAGGAAGGCGATGATCGCGTTCAGGAAGAGGCCGTAGGCCAGGACCACCGCCCCCGCGTCGCGGGCGGCCTTGACCGAGGTGAACGTCGCGCCGGTCGGATTGCGCAGGACCAGAAACAGGTTGCTGAAGTCGGGGGTACCGATGATGCCGGAGATCACGGGCATCAGCAGGTCATTGACGAGCGAGGTGATCACGGTCCCGAAGGCCGCGCCGATGATGATGCCGACGGCCATGTCCAGCATGTTGCCCTTGACCGCGAACTCCTTGAACTCCTTGAGCATGGGGAGCCCTCCTCTTCCACCGGACATGCACGGCTAGGTACAGGTCAGTTGCCGATCTGGACCGCGCTCCCCATCTCCCGCAGCATCGCGATGGCCGAGAGATACGAGAGGCGGCCGGTCCGCGGATTCTCGGACGGCACGTTCTCGACCTCGATCCGCAGCGTGCCGAACTCGCCCTCGATCGTGATCCGGTGCTGGTTGCGGGCCTGACCCGGCACCGCGTAGAGCTTGATCCGGGTGCGCTCGGGCCCGATGCCGGCCAGGGACAGCGCGGCCACCACGTTGACATTGGCGGGAAATGCGCGCACCGCCTCGGTGGCGGGGCCCTCGAAGATCAGGGTCTCCGCGGCGATCGCGTCGAGATCGATCCGGTGCTGCTCGATGTAGGGGGCGCCGGCCAGCCCGCGCGGCGGCTTGCGCGTCTCCATGGTGACCGCGGTGATCGCGCCCTCGCGCGCGCCCTTGACGCCGTCGAGTCCGGCGATCGCGCCCGAGGGCACGAGGATGCGGCAGCCGTGCTTCTCGGCCAGGCGCGCCCAGTCGTCGAGCACGCCGACCAGGGCGCCGACCGAGAGCACCATCAGGTGCTTGCCCGCGCTCAGCACCGCGGGGCCGAACTCGCGAAGCGCGGCCTGCGTCGCCGCCTCCACGATCAGATCCGAGCGCTCGATGAGCGCGGGGAGCGGCAGCGCGGCGAAGCCGGCGGCGGTCTCCGGCCGGCGCACCGCGACGCCGGCGAGCGCGACACCGGGGATGCCGCGCTGGATCGCCTCCGCGACGCGCTGTCCGATCACGCCCATCCCGACGATTCCGGTCTTCAGCATGACGTCCTCGATTCGACTCCGGCAGTGCGGCGCCGGAGTGCCGCGATCTTAGCAGCGCCGCGCCGGGCGCCACAAGGGACCATGCTAGAATCGGCGGCGGAGATTGCGTGGATGCCCTCGACGCCCCGGCTCCAGGAGCCCCTCGATCGGCTCTACCGCGAGTTCGATTGGGCCGCGCGCGCCGACCTCGACGCCATCCGGTTCCCGATCCGCTACGCGGCCGCCGCCGACCGCGAGGTGGTCGCGCTGCTCGCGGCCTGCATGGCCTACGGACGCGTCGATCTGTTCGGGCCGTGGGTCGACTGGGCCCTCGTCCGCATGGGTGACTCGCCGGCGCGCTTCGTCCTGGGCTTCGATCCGGCCAAGGACGCCGCCCGCTTCGACGGCTTCCGCTACCGCTTCAACCGGCCGCGCGACCT from Candidatus Methylomirabilota bacterium includes:
- the mscL gene encoding large conductance mechanosensitive channel protein MscL; translated protein: MLKEFKEFAVKGNMLDMAVGIIIGAAFGTVITSLVNDLLMPVISGIIGTPDFSNLFLVLRNPTGATFTSVKAARDAGAVVLAYGLFLNAIIAFLIVSFALFMMVKGINRLRRQEEAAPAAPEAPPAEVQLLSEIRDLLRRR
- a CDS encoding aspartate dehydrogenase, translating into MLKTGIVGMGVIGQRVAEAIQRGIPGVALAGVAVRRPETAAGFAALPLPALIERSDLIVEAATQAALREFGPAVLSAGKHLMVLSVGALVGVLDDWARLAEKHGCRILVPSGAIAGLDGVKGAREGAITAVTMETRKPPRGLAGAPYIEQHRIDLDAIAAETLIFEGPATEAVRAFPANVNVVAALSLAGIGPERTRIKLYAVPGQARNQHRITIEGEFGTLRIEVENVPSENPRTGRLSYLSAIAMLREMGSAVQIGN